In Oscillospiraceae bacterium, the genomic window CTATCTGCCGGAATACTGCCTGAACACCCACGACCCCAGCTTTGGCCGGGAGATGGACCTGCCGCTGATCATGGCGGCCCTGATGAACCGCTGGGGCGAGGATATCCTGCCCGAAGAGGTGGCCTATATCATGGAAGATATGGCCACCAGCAGCACCGCCAACGCGGCCTTTGCGGCCGCAGCCGCAGGCTGCTGCGGCTACCCCTGCTGGCAGGCCTGGATGGACCTTGCCGACCTGCGTGCCCAGATCCACGACGGCTGCTCGGTGGCCGTGCAGGTGGAGCGCCGCATCCGCGGCCAGCGCGACCCGGCCCGGGTGTGGATGGGGCTGCGGGGCTTTGGCCATGACGATGCCGTGATGGCGGACTACGTTCTGCTCAACGACCCCACCGCCGACACCGACGGTGCCGTGAACTGTACCATGGCACTGGTGGATTTTATGCGCTACTTTACCGGCCGCGCCATTGCGCTGCGGGCAAAACCCCGCGACCTGGCGGCCAACCGGCCGCTCCGCCTCCGGTGTGAGCTGGAGCCGGGGCAGCAGCCGGGTACCTATTATTTTTCCCAGCACGGGCAGCGGGATGCGCTGCCGGACAACTTTGCCGGATGGATCGCGTGTGCTGCCCACGACGGGGTGGCGCACGCCACCACAGCACACCGCAGCTTTGTGCGCATGGAGCGCACCGAGGACGGCGGGGTGCGTTTTCTGCCGGAAGTGCTTGCCGCAGGCGGGCGCTTCAGCGTGTATGCCGTGGACCAGACCGGCAGGATGCGGGTAGCGGAGGTACGGCTGCCAAAGCCGCGCCCCGCACCGGAACAACCAGTCACCCAAGCGCAGGACAAGCCGGACACCGATCCGGCTGCACCCGGAGCTTTCGGGCAATAAATCGACATGGGAGGAACACATTATGGCAAAGACGATCATTACTTTGGGACGTGAGTACTGCACGGGCGGCCGTTACATCGCTGAGGATGTGGCCAATGCACTGGGCATCAAGCTTTACGACAAGGAACTGATCACCATGGCAGCAAAGCATTCCGGCTTGTCGGAAGAAGCCGTTGCCGCCAGCGAAAAACGGCACACGCACAGCCTGCTGTACAGCCTGTACACCATGGGCAACGAGCTGCCGCTGGGCGATCAGGTGTTCATTCTGCAGAGCCGCATCATCAAGCAGCTGGCCGAGGAAGGCCCCTGCGTGATCCTGGGCCGCTGTGGTGACTATGTGCTGCGGGAACGCCCGGACGTGCTGCGCGTGTTCGTGTACGCCCCCAAGGAGTGGCGGCTGGAATACGCCAAGACCAACCCCCTGGTCAAGGCCAAGGACGCCAAGGGCATCAAGGAGGAAGTGGAAAAGACCGACCGCAACCGCTCGGCCTACTACAACTACTACACCCAGAACCGCTGGGGCGATGCCCACAACTATGATCTGGCCATCAACGCCGCTCTGGGCCGCGAGACCTGCGTCAAGATGATCCTGGACGCAGCCGCCGCCAAGGAAAAGACCCTGGGCTGAGTTCCCGGCCGGGGCAAAAATAAAACAACGATGAATCGTGGGTAGGGCGCGTGAGCGTTCTGCCCACGTTTCGGGCAACGGCGACGACCGCGGCCTGCGGCCGATGCAGGGAGGAGCTGTTGGGGCAGCGGCCGGCAAGACACGAGTACCGCCCAAGGTGCGAAGTGGATGCCGGGAGCCGCAACCCGGGTGTTCCTTCCGTCTCGTTGCCTCGCTTCCGCAGAATGATGCGGCAGCGATTTAAAAAAATCTACTGGTAAAAGGAGCAATCGTGGAAACAAAGCAACCCCAGACCCCTCCCGCCGAAGCGCGGGAAAACATCATGGGCACCATGGAGATCAACCCCCTGCTGATAAAGCTCAGTGTGCCCATGATGATCTCCATGCTGGTGCAGGCGCTGTACAACGTGGTGGACTCGGTGTTCGTGTCCCATGTCAGCGAGAACGCTCTCACCGCCGTATCGCTGGCGTTCTCGCTGCAGAACGTGATGATCGCGGTGGGCGTGGGCACCGGTGTGGGCGTGAACGCCATGCTGAGCAAGAGCCTTGGCGAAAAGAACCAGCGCCGGGCCAATGCCACCGCCGAAAACGGCATCTTCCTGTCGCTGTGCAGCTTCGTGGTGTTCCTGGTCATCGGTCTGACCTGCATGAAGCCCTACTTCTATGCGCAGACCGGGGACGAGGCCATCGCCCGGCAGGGCATCCAGTACCTGTCGGTGTGCTGCATCTTCAGCCTGGGCCTGTTCACTCAGACCATGGGCGAAAAGCTGCTGGCCGCCACCGGCCGCACCTACCTGAGCATGATCAGCCAGCTGACGGGTGCCGTGGTGAACATCATCCTGGACCCCATCTTCATCTTCGGCTATTGCGGCGAGGCCTTCAGCGGCACCACCGGTGCCGCCGTGGCCACCGTCATCGGCCAGTTCTGCGGAGCGGGCATGACCCTGTTCTTCAACCTGAACAAGAACCCGGACATTCAGATCGGATTCAAGGGCTTCCGGCCCAGTGCAAAGGCCATCGGCCGCATCTACGCGGTGGGCCTGCCCAGCATCGCCATGCAGTGCGTGGGCAGCGTGATGACCTTTGGCATGAACCTGATCCTGATGACCTTCTCGGCCACGGCGGTGGCGGTGTTCGGCGTGTACTTCAAGCTGCAGAGCTTCGTGTTCATGCCGGTGTTCGGCCTGAACAACGGCATGGTGCCCATCATCAGCTACAACTACGGTGCCCGCCGCCCCGACCGCGTCAAAAAGACCATCAAGCTGGCCGTGTGCTACGCCGAGGGCATCATGCTGATCGGTTTCTGCATCTTCCAGTTCTTCCCGGACAAGGTGCTGGGCATCTTTGCGGCCAGTGATGCCATGCTGGCCATCGGCATCCCGGCGCTGCGCATCATCTGCCCGCACTTTTTGCTGGCAGGCATCGGCATCGTGATGGGGTCGGTGTTCCAGGCACTGGGCAACGGCGTGTTCAGCCTGATCGTCTCCATGTGCCGCCAGCTGGTGGTGCTGCTGCCTGCCGCCTGGCTCCTGGCCCGGACCGGCAGCGTGAACAACGTGTGGTGGGCCTTCCTGATCGCGGAAGTGGTCAGCCTGCTGCTGAGCCTTGCATTTTTTGCCCGCATCAACAAGACCGTCATTGCACCTCTGTACGGCCCCGAAGAACCGTGACCCCGGTGCAAAGCCTGTAACCGAAAGGAACGTGATCTCTATGGTAAAAAAGCTGAAATGGAACCTGGTGCTCATGAGCGTGCTGTACCTGGGGCTGGGCATCTTTCTGGTCATGAAGCCCGGCACGGCCCTCAACATCGTATGCTATGCACTGGGCGGCGTGGTGCTGGCCTGCGCGGCCGTGCAGCTCATCCGCTACTTTGTGGTGGAGCGCGGCGTGTTCCAGAGCCAGCTCACCCTGATCTCCGGCCTGGTATGCCTGGCCCTGGGAGCTTTTTTGCTGCTGCGCAGCGATATCGTGGTAAGCATTTTGCCCATCGTGTTCGGCCTGTTCGTCATCTTTGACGCCATTGCCCGGGTACAGAACGCCTTGGACCTGCGCCGCTGCGGCTACGACAGCTGGAAGGGCTTCCTGCTGCTGCCGGTGCTCAGCGTGGTGCTGGGCGTGGTGCTGATCGTGAACCCCTTCGGTGCCATGGAGACGCTGGTCATGGCCATTGGCGTCATCCTGATCGTAGAGGGGGCCATCAACCTGCTCAGTGCCCTGTATACGGTGCTGGCCCTGCGCCGCTTTGCCAAGCTCCACCCGGAGACCCAGTCCATGCTGGAGGATCTGACCGGGGAGGACCTGAACGGCGACGGCGTGGTGGCCCCCGACGTGACCCGCACCGATGCAGAGGCCACCGCCGTGGAGCTGGACCATGTGGACGAAAGTGCCACGGTGGACCAGGAGGACCGGGAGTAAGGATGACGGCCTCGCCCTCTCCGTCACGGCTTACGCCGTGCCACCTCTCCCAAGGGGAGAGGCCTTGGCAAAGAGATGAAGTTTGCGTGGACTGCCAAGGGCTCCCACTTTGAGGAAAGACTTCCCCCGCGCCGGGGGAAGATGGCGCATAAGCGACAAAAGGGGGAATCTGGCAACGCCGTCAGGCGTTGACTGAGAGGGTGAGCACGCTGAACGGAAGCTATCATAAGCAAATATACAACAAGAAAAGGAACACATTATGGAAAAGTACGACCTGATCATTGTGGGTGCGGGCCCTGCCGGCATCTTTACCGCTGTGGAGCTGCTGCGCCACGGCAGCAAAAAGAAGATGCTGCTGGTGGAAAAAGGCAAGCCCGTGGAAAAGCGCCACTGCCCCAAGGCGGAGGTTGGCCACTGCGTCAACTGCCGCCCCACCTGCGCCATCACCACCGGCTTTTCCGGTGCGGGCGCGTTCTCGGACGGCAAGCTGAGCCTTTCCTATGAGGTGGGCGGCGACCTGCCCACCCTCATCGGGGAGGAGTTTGCCCAGGAGCTGATCGACTACACCGATAAGATCTATCTGGAGTTCGGCGCAGACCCCCATGTGGAGGGCATCTACACCGGCGAGGATATCAAGGAGATCCGCAAAAATGCCATCCATGCCGGCCTGAAGCTGGTGGACTGCCCCATCCGTCATCTGGGCACCGAGAAGGCACAGGAGCTGTATCTGGCCATCCAGAATTATCTGGCCGACAACGGTGTGGAAATGCGCTTCAACACCGAGTGTGAGAACATCATTCTGGAAGAGGATGGCTGCAAGGGTGTGCTGCTGAAGGATGGCGATGACCTGCTGCCCGTGTATGCGGACGAGGTGGTCATCGGCACCGGTCGGCGCGGCGCAGACTGGCTGGAAAAGCTCTGCGCCGAGCACCACATTGCCCACAAGCCCGGCACCGTGGACATCGGTGTGCGCGTGGAGTGCCGCAACGAGGTCATGGAAAAGGTGAACAAGGTGCTGTATGAGTCCAAGCTCATCGGCTACCCCAAGCCCTGGAAGAACAAGGTGCGCACCTTCTGCCAGAACCCCGGCGGCTTTGTGGCACAGGAAAACTACGACAATGACCTGGCCGTGGTCAACGGCCACAGCTTCAAGGAAAAGAAGAGCCCGAACACCAACCTTGCCATTCTGGTGTCTCACAACTTCACCGAACCCTTCAACCAGCCCATCGCCTATGCTCAGAAGGTGGGCGAGCTGACCAACATGCTGGGTGCAGGCCACATCATGGTGCAGCGCTACGGCGACATTCTGGACGGCAAGCGCACCTGGCAGAAGGAGCTGGCCCAGTCCAACGTCAAGCCCACCTTGAAGGATGCTGTGGCCGGTGACATCACCGCCGCCATGCCCTACCGTGCCATGACCAACATCATCGAGTTCATCAAGATGCTGGATATGGTGGTGCCCGGCTTTGCCGCCAACGAGACCCTGCTGTACAGCCCGGAGCTGAAGTTCTACTCCAACAAGGTCAAGATGGACGAGAACCTCGACACCAACATCAAGGGCCTGCACTGCCTGGGCGACTCCTCCGGCTGGACCCGCGGCCTGATGATGGCGTCCGTCATGGGCGTGCTCATGGGCCGGAAGCTGGCTGAAAAAGAAGGCTGCTGAGCGGTATTCCGGAACATATAACAGAAAGCTCCCCGCCGGGTTCCCGGCGGGGAGCTTTCTTGTTCCTTCGGAACAGGAGGAATATGGTGAATGAAGTGGGGGATTTTGAGCTTACAGTGCTTTCAGTTCGGCGGCGATGGTCAGGCACAGCTCTTCGGACTGGACGATGGTGCCCAGCATATCCAAAAAGCCGTGGTCACAGCCGCAGTACCGGATGGAGCGTACCGGTACACCAAGGCTTGCCAGCCGCTTGGCGGCGTAGTCGCTGCCGACACGCAGGTAGTCGTACTCAGCGGCCACGATGACCGTTTCCGGGAACTTCTTCAGCTGCTCATCGGTGGCAAAGACAGCCGACACCAGCGGGTCGTGTGAAGTGGTATGGCCCTGCAGATACAGGCTGTTGCTGCTGTCAGGATCCTTATCCACGCTGCTCTTGATGCGGTCGATGCGGCTGTAGGCCAGTTTCTTGTCCTCGTCAGCCACCTCGTAAGCATCGTAACTCCAGGTGTAGGCGGTCTGCTCATGGTAATCGGAACCGTCCCACGAAGGATAGATGCCCATGATCTTGCGGATGATGCCCTTTTCGTCCTGCAGCACGCAGGCGTTAGTCAGGCTGCCGCCGGCGCTGTCACCGGCGACCATCAGCTTGGCAGGGTCGGCACCCAGTTCAGCGGCGTGTGCGTGCACCCACTGTACGGCGCCCCATGCATCTTCCACCGGAGCGGGGAAGGGGTTCTCGGGGGCCAGACGGTACTCCGGGAACACCACCACGGCACCGGATTGCTCGGCAATGTACTGCATCTGTTTGCCGAACAGGTGAATGTCACCGGCCGTGAATCCACCGCCGTGCAGGTACACCAGCACCGGTGCGTTGGGCTGGATGTTGGCAATACGGTAGATGTAGATATCAATCTTGTGCCCGCCGATGGGGATCAGCTGTTCGGTGCAGTCCACAGGCGTTTCGATCAGGTCATAGGTCACCTTGTCCGGGCGGTAGCGCTCGCTGGAAAGGGTCCAGCCTGCCTTGGCGCGGTTGGCAAACATGGTGCGCTTTTTGATGATGATCTCCCGCAGGCGGGGATCCAGATGGGCAGGCTCCGCATCCGGCACCGGTTTGAACAGTACGGGGATCCCGTCCACCTCTTTGGTGAACTGGTTCTCATGGATCTTGGCGACAAGGGCCTTATCGTATAAACGCATGAAGCATCGTCCTTTCTGAAAAGCGGGAAGCAGTAAACTTATTCCGCGGCATCCTGTGCGGCAACGGCAGTTTCCTCGTAGCAGGAATCATCGAAGCCGATCAGGTTGACGGTGATGAAGCTCATGATGAGCATAAAGCCGACCAGCAGCAGAGCATTGCGGAAGTTTGCATAGTCCAGGTTGGGTCCGAGGTACAGCAGGATGTTGGTCAGGGAGTAGCCGCCGAAGGCGTAGCACTTCAGGTGCAGCAGACCGGCCAGCACAGCGGTGGACAGAGCGGTGATCAGGTATGCGTAGTAGGGGCGGACCATCTTGTAGCAGATGCCGTAGGTGGTAGGCTCGGAGATACCGCCCAGCAGAGCGGACAGGCAGCAGGAGAATGCGGTCTGGCGCAGCAGGGACTTCTTGGTGCGCAGCATCACAGCCAGAGCAACGAAGCCCGGGGTGATGGTGCAGCAGAAGAACCAGATGTTGATCAGGTCATCGTAACCAACAGCGGCGAGGCTGGCGGTCGCAATGGGGATCAGGGCCAGATGGAAGCCCGGAGCGATCAGGCCGATGGTGGTGCTCAGCAGCACGATGACCGGCACGCCAGCCCACGGAGCCACGGAGCGGACAGCCTCAACAAAGGCGTAGATGTAGTTGGTCAGCAGGCCGCCCAGAGGGCCGGTGACGGTCAGGGTGATGACCGACATGAGCAGCAGCAGAGTAAAGGGCTTGACGAAGTGCCGTGCAGCTTCCGGGATGACCTTCTTGAGCCATTTATCCAGCAGGGACATGACGAACACGGAGAGGATGATTTGGATCACGGCGCCATTATAAGTGGTATGCAGGACCGGCAGGCCGAAGTAGTGGGTGAAGGAGCCGTCCGCACCAGCCACCCAGTCCGGGTACAGCAGGAAGCAGGCCAGAACCATGGCCAGAACCGGCTCGGTGCCGAACTTCTTGGCAGAGGTGTAAGCCACTAGGACCGGCATGAAGTAGAACACGGTCTGCGACAGATTATACAGGATGGAGTAGGTGGAGCTGGTGGAAGCATCCACGTGCAACACCAGCGTCATGATGGTCAGCACGGTGGCCAGCAGGCCGGATGCGATCAGTGCGGGAATGACCGGGCTCAGGCAGCCAGCCATCAGCAGCAGGAAGCTGGAGAAGATCTCGGAGGGGCGCTTTTTCCAGAAGGGAACGTCATCTGCCACAGCGCCGCCGCCGTTGCCGGTGATCTTTTCCACTTCCAGATACAGGTCCTCAATGATGGCGCCCACAATGATCTGAAGTTCTGCCTTGGAAGAATCGATGCCGATGACACCGTGCAGTCTCTTCAGCCCATCCTTGTCCACCTTTTCCATGTCCACCGGGTTCACGCGCAGGCGTGTGGCGCAGTGGTTGATGCGGGCTACGTTCTCTTTGCCGCCCAGACATTTGACGATCTGTTCGGCAAGGGCCGGCATCTCAGCCTTGGTGATCTTTGCCATAAAATTTATCCTCCTTTTTGGGGTACATTCTTGCCGCTCATGCGGTGCGGCAGGTCTCATTGACTGCATTATAACATGATGATTTTGTTTCGTAAAGATAATTTTGCAAGAAAGTTCCTTTCGCCGTAACGAAAATTTTACAGAATGTTTGTTCAATGTGTACGAATAAATGGAAATGATGCTGAACAAATTGCTTTTTGACATAAAAACTGCTACACTGGTTCCGAACAAAACGCAGGCATCGGGCCTGAAAGGACAGGAGGATGATTATGGGCGAAACGCCGGGCAGTGTGGTCACGCTGCTTTGCTCCGGGATGCACTTTTTCAATGCGGAAAAGCGGATCGCGGATTGTGTGCTGGAAGATACGGCCGGTGTGGCGGCAATGACATCGGCCGAACTGGCACGTTGCAGCTCCACCTCGGAAGCCACTGTGACCCGTTTTTGCAAAAAACTGGGGTTTGAGAATTATCGTGCTTTCCAGTTGGCGCTGGCGCGGGACGTGATGGAACGCCAGCCGCTGGAGATCTCCAACGAAGTGCAGCTGGACAATATCCCGCAGTCGCTGCAGAATATCCTTTCCAATAAGATCGATGAGATGAGCGCCACCATCAACGGCATCAACCCGGAAAATCTGCAGCGTGTGCTGGAACTGCTGCAGAATGCGCAGCTGGTGCAGATCGCCGCGGTGGGCAACACCATCCCGGTGGCGATGGATGCGGCCTTCAAGTTCAACCAGCTGGGGATGCGGTGCATCACCAGTGAGATCTCGGAGAAGAACTCGGCGTTCGCGCTCACCCTTACACCGCAGGACGTGCTGTTGCTGATCTCCAACTCCGGCAAATCCCGGCGGCTGAACCAGATGGCCCAGACAGCGCGGGACAACGGTGTGCCAGTGGTGCTGATCACCTGCGACCGCAGCTCGCCGCTGGCGCAGCTGGCCGATCATCTGCTGATCTCCACCAACCGCGAGCAACTCATCACCACGACGGATTTTGCGCTCTCCCGCATTTCTGCCATTGTGATCATTGAGGTGCTGTACAATTTCCTGCTGGTGGGGCGGCCCGGCGCCAAGGGCTTCGTGAGCCGTCATGAGGGACTGATGGCCCACGATAAGGACGTGCGCTGACACAGAACAAAAAAAGATCCCGGCACCGTAACAGTGCCGGGATCTTTCTGTTTATAAGGCTCAGCCCTCGATGAGCTCCACGGTCTTCATCTTGACCGGGGTGGTGGGCTTGTCGTTCCAGTCGGTGCGCACAGCGGCGATCTTGTCCACGACATCCATGCCGGCCACGACCTTGCCAAAGGCGGCATACTGGCCGTCCAGGTGGGGTGCGTCCTTGTGCATGATGAAGAACTGGCTGCCTGCGCTGTTGGGGTTCATGCTGCGGGCCATGCTGATGACACCACGGGTGTGCTTGAGCGGGTTGTTCACGCCGTTAGCAGCAAACTCACCCTTGATGTTCCAGCCCGGGCCGCCGGTGCCGGTGCCCAGCGGGCAGCCGCCCTGGATCATAAAGCCGGGGATCACGCGGTGGAAGGTCAGGCCGTTGTAAAAGCCCTCACTGACCAGCTTTTTGAAATTCTCACAGGTGATGGGGGCAACTTCCTCGTTCAGCTCGATGTCGATGATGCCGCCGTCTTCCATAGTAATGCGAACCATAACGCTACAATACTCCTTTTGTGTTGACCCCGCAGCGGGGGTGTGTGCGGCAGAGATGTCTGCCGGATATCCCTTATAGTATACCATAGCTTTTGCCTGTTGCAACGGCGCAGATGCAACGTTTTTGTGAATTATCTGTCAGATGAGGGGAAAAATGTGCGCAGCAACCGGGCTTTTGTGCTAAAATCGTGCCACAGAAAAATAATTACAGCTCCCCCCGCAGCTCCACCATATCGGCCCAGAACCGTTTGGGACAGTGGGTCATGCGGCCTTTTTCGTTGTGGCGCGCTTTGATTTCCAGCGTTTTGTAGAACTGCGTCCACAGCGCCTGAAACTGCTGCTCCCGCGCGCTGGGCGGCGGCAGCTCCAAAGGCGCTGCCAGTTCCAGCAGCCGGGTGCCGTGCTTTTCGTGCAGCAGCACCGCCTGATGGACGGCATCGTAGATCATAAAGTCCTCCTCCGGAAAGCGTCCGCAAAAGTGCGGGCGCAGCAGGGGGAGGATATAATTTTTGGGGTGGATGACCGCGCCCAGCATCCCGTCGTGCTCCTCGAACCGCACAAAGCCCTGGAACTTGTCTACCTCCCAGTCCAGACTTTTTTTCATGGCGTAGAGGGGCGCGACCACCGGGTGCCCCTCCCGCTTGACCGTGCCCGGACCCAGCGCAAAGGCCAGATGCAGAAAGCGGAGCAGCAGCAGCTCCTTGTCCTCCTGCCCGGAGAGAAAATCCCGGCTGACGAGGTACTCGGTCTCTGCGCCCAGCTTTTTGCCAAAGCTGGCAAATACCCGGCGGGCAATGGCGGGGTCGGTGGAGATCTCCTTGACCGGGTAGAGGGTGGCCGTTTCCCGCTGGGGCGTCCACACCGCAAAGGGAAGCTCGTGCTGGGCAAAGCTCTCGTACACGCAGCACAGAAAGCCCTCAAAGCTGCCGTCATACAGGTAGACCACGTCGGCATCGTGCAGCTTGCGCGCCCCCTTGGGGCTTACAGCGCTTTGGCAAGACATTGCACCGCCTCCTCCCGTACCATGCGGACAGCCGCCCGGGGCGGCACGCCCTGCCCGATGAGGTTGTCCACGGCAGGCGGGCTGAACAGGCTCAGCTGCTCGCAGCTGCCGCTGAACACGTTGGGGTCGATGAGCGCCCGGGTGATGCGCTCCCGCCCGGCGCTGCCGCGCCCCGGGTGTGCCCCGGCAAAGCCCCGGCAGGTGATGAAATACTGCGCCCGCTTGAGCACCACCCCCATGCGCTTGAGCTCGTCCAGCCCCAGCGCCGCCTGCTTGCGAGCGCGCCAGATGCGCCGGGCGCTTTTGGGGCCGATGCCCGGTACCCGCAGCAGCATTTCAAAGGGCGCGCGGTTCACGTCCACCGGGAACAGCCCGTAGTGCTGCACCGCCCAGTTGCATTTGGGGTCCAGATAGGGGTTGAAGTTGGGGTTATCCTGATCTAAAATTTCGTCGGCCTCGAACTGGTAGAACCGCAGCAGCCAGTCTGCCTGATACAGCCGGTGTTCCCGCAGCAGGGGCGGTTTGGTGTCCAGCGCGGGCAGGCGGGTGTCCTCGGCCACCGGGATGTAAGCCGAGTAGAACACCCGCTTGAGGCTGTACTTCTGGTACATGCCCTCGGTGAGCTTTAAAATGTGGTAGTCCGTTTCCGGCGAGGCCCCCACGATCATCTGGGTGCTCTGCCCGGCGGGGGCAAACTTGGGCGCGTGACGGTACAGGGTGAGCTCTTCCCGGCTGGCGGCACCGGACACCGCGATTTGCTTCATGGGCCGGAAGATGGAGTGCCGCCCCTTGTCCGGGGCCAGCAGGTTCAGGCTGCGTTCGCTGGGCAATTCCACATTCACGCTCAGGCGGTCGGCCAGATACCCCAGCTGCTGCAGAAGATCCGGGCTGGTGCCGGGGATGGCCTTGGCGTGGATGTAGCCGCCAAAGCGGTATTCGCCCCGCAGCAGCCGCAGGACCGCCAGCATCCGCTCGGTGGTGTAGTCCGGGCTGCCCAGCACCGCGCTGGACAGGAACAAGCCCTCGATGTAGTTGCGGCGGTAGAACTCCATGGTCAGCTCGGCCAGCTCCCGGGGCGCAAAGGTGGCGCGGGGGATATCGTTGGACTTGCGGTTGACGCAGTAGCTGCAATCGAAGGAGCAGCAGTTGGTCATCAGCACCTTGAGCAGGCTCACACAGCGGCCATCGGCGGTAAAGGCGTGGCAGCACCCCGGTGCATAGCAGCTGCCCACGGTTCCGGCCCGCGCCGTGCGGGAAGCCCCGCTGGAGGTGCAGGCTACGTCGTATTTGGCGCTGTCGGCCAGAATGGTCAGCTTGTCCATGAGTGTCTGTTCCATAAAAATGCACCCCCCGAACGGAAAAAAGAGTATAAAAGAAAAAGCCATGCGCAAAACTGCAAATGGCTTTTGATTCAAAAAACAGAGGCATGCAGAAAACCTGTTTGCTCGATCTTTTCGTGAAAATGTGTTTGGAGTGGCCCGCAGGCCACGACAAACACGAAATAAAAAACAAATTTTCCGCTGAATATGGCCAGAGTGAAACGGAGGCCATTTTAAAATAGAAGATTTACCACTTGGCCTTGGTCTCCACCACGCGGCCGGCGATGTGCAGGTGGTTCAGGTCCTCGCCCTTGATCACCAGTTCGTTGTAGGCGGGGTTGAAGGGCTGCAGCACCACACAGTTGCCGCGCTGGATGTAGCGCTTCAGGGTGCCCTCGCCCTCGTCGCCGTAGATCAGCACGCCCAGATCGCCGTTTTCCAGCGTGTCCTGCTTGTGCACCAGGGCCAGGTCACCGTCCTGGATGCGGGGCTCCATGCTGTCACCGCGCACCACCAGATAGAAATAGTTGGAGGGATCCTTCACGCGGGCATACTCCTGCCCGTAGTCTTCCTCAAAGGCCAGAGCACCGTAACCGGCCTTCACGGTGCCGATCACCGGGATCAAGCTCTCGGAATAGCTGCCAAAGAAGCGCTCTTCCGGGGCGGACACGTTGCTCACCGGGCGGTACAGCCCCAGCAGATAGTCTGCCGTGGTGTTCAGCAGCTCCGCGATGCGGGCCACCGTGGAGGGGTCGGGGGAGGATTTGCCGCTTTCCCACTTGCCGACGGCCTGCTGGGTCACGCCGAGCTTTGCGGCGAGTTCTGCCTGGCTCACGCCCTGTTTTTTGCGGCACTGCTTCAATAGCTCTGAAAACGACATGGTAATTCTCCTTTACATCCAGAGGGGGATTCGTTTGATGGTTTTATTATACAACAAAAAGGTGTTTCT contains:
- a CDS encoding PTS transporter subunit EIIC, yielding MAKITKAEMPALAEQIVKCLGGKENVARINHCATRLRVNPVDMEKVDKDGLKRLHGVIGIDSSKAELQIIVGAIIEDLYLEVEKITGNGGGAVADDVPFWKKRPSEIFSSFLLLMAGCLSPVIPALIASGLLATVLTIMTLVLHVDASTSSTYSILYNLSQTVFYFMPVLVAYTSAKKFGTEPVLAMVLACFLLYPDWVAGADGSFTHYFGLPVLHTTYNGAVIQIILSVFVMSLLDKWLKKVIPEAARHFVKPFTLLLLMSVITLTVTGPLGGLLTNYIYAFVEAVRSVAPWAGVPVIVLLSTTIGLIAPGFHLALIPIATASLAAVGYDDLINIWFFCCTITPGFVALAVMLRTKKSLLRQTAFSCCLSALLGGISEPTTYGICYKMVRPYYAYLITALSTAVLAGLLHLKCYAFGGYSLTNILLYLGPNLDYANFRNALLLVGFMLIMSFITVNLIGFDDSCYEETAVAAQDAAE
- a CDS encoding MATE family efflux transporter, which codes for METKQPQTPPAEARENIMGTMEINPLLIKLSVPMMISMLVQALYNVVDSVFVSHVSENALTAVSLAFSLQNVMIAVGVGTGVGVNAMLSKSLGEKNQRRANATAENGIFLSLCSFVVFLVIGLTCMKPYFYAQTGDEAIARQGIQYLSVCCIFSLGLFTQTMGEKLLAATGRTYLSMISQLTGAVVNIILDPIFIFGYCGEAFSGTTGAAVATVIGQFCGAGMTLFFNLNKNPDIQIGFKGFRPSAKAIGRIYAVGLPSIAMQCVGSVMTFGMNLILMTFSATAVAVFGVYFKLQSFVFMPVFGLNNGMVPIISYNYGARRPDRVKKTIKLAVCYAEGIMLIGFCIFQFFPDKVLGIFAASDAMLAIGIPALRIICPHFLLAGIGIVMGSVFQALGNGVFSLIVSMCRQLVVLLPAAWLLARTGSVNNVWWAFLIAEVVSLLLSLAFFARINKTVIAPLYGPEEP
- a CDS encoding MurR/RpiR family transcriptional regulator; this encodes MGETPGSVVTLLCSGMHFFNAEKRIADCVLEDTAGVAAMTSAELARCSSTSEATVTRFCKKLGFENYRAFQLALARDVMERQPLEISNEVQLDNIPQSLQNILSNKIDEMSATINGINPENLQRVLELLQNAQLVQIAAVGNTIPVAMDAAFKFNQLGMRCITSEISEKNSAFALTLTPQDVLLLISNSGKSRRLNQMAQTARDNGVPVVLITCDRSSPLAQLADHLLISTNREQLITTTDFALSRISAIVIIEVLYNFLLVGRPGAKGFVSRHEGLMAHDKDVR
- a CDS encoding FAD-dependent oxidoreductase, which translates into the protein MEKYDLIIVGAGPAGIFTAVELLRHGSKKKMLLVEKGKPVEKRHCPKAEVGHCVNCRPTCAITTGFSGAGAFSDGKLSLSYEVGGDLPTLIGEEFAQELIDYTDKIYLEFGADPHVEGIYTGEDIKEIRKNAIHAGLKLVDCPIRHLGTEKAQELYLAIQNYLADNGVEMRFNTECENIILEEDGCKGVLLKDGDDLLPVYADEVVIGTGRRGADWLEKLCAEHHIAHKPGTVDIGVRVECRNEVMEKVNKVLYESKLIGYPKPWKNKVRTFCQNPGGFVAQENYDNDLAVVNGHSFKEKKSPNTNLAILVSHNFTEPFNQPIAYAQKVGELTNMLGAGHIMVQRYGDILDGKRTWQKELAQSNVKPTLKDAVAGDITAAMPYRAMTNIIEFIKMLDMVVPGFAANETLLYSPELKFYSNKVKMDENLDTNIKGLHCLGDSSGWTRGLMMASVMGVLMGRKLAEKEGC
- a CDS encoding cytidylate kinase-like family protein is translated as MAKTIITLGREYCTGGRYIAEDVANALGIKLYDKELITMAAKHSGLSEEAVAASEKRHTHSLLYSLYTMGNELPLGDQVFILQSRIIKQLAEEGPCVILGRCGDYVLRERPDVLRVFVYAPKEWRLEYAKTNPLVKAKDAKGIKEEVEKTDRNRSAYYNYYTQNRWGDAHNYDLAINAALGRETCVKMILDAAAAKEKTLG
- a CDS encoding alpha/beta hydrolase codes for the protein MRLYDKALVAKIHENQFTKEVDGIPVLFKPVPDAEPAHLDPRLREIIIKKRTMFANRAKAGWTLSSERYRPDKVTYDLIETPVDCTEQLIPIGGHKIDIYIYRIANIQPNAPVLVYLHGGGFTAGDIHLFGKQMQYIAEQSGAVVVFPEYRLAPENPFPAPVEDAWGAVQWVHAHAAELGADPAKLMVAGDSAGGSLTNACVLQDEKGIIRKIMGIYPSWDGSDYHEQTAYTWSYDAYEVADEDKKLAYSRIDRIKSSVDKDPDSSNSLYLQGHTTSHDPLVSAVFATDEQLKKFPETVIVAAEYDYLRVGSDYAAKRLASLGVPVRSIRYCGCDHGFLDMLGTIVQSEELCLTIAAELKAL
- a CDS encoding DUF308 domain-containing protein, with product MVKKLKWNLVLMSVLYLGLGIFLVMKPGTALNIVCYALGGVVLACAAVQLIRYFVVERGVFQSQLTLISGLVCLALGAFLLLRSDIVVSILPIVFGLFVIFDAIARVQNALDLRRCGYDSWKGFLLLPVLSVVLGVVLIVNPFGAMETLVMAIGVILIVEGAINLLSALYTVLALRRFAKLHPETQSMLEDLTGEDLNGDGVVAPDVTRTDAEATAVELDHVDESATVDQEDRE